The following are encoded together in the Bradyrhizobium algeriense genome:
- a CDS encoding class I SAM-dependent methyltransferase — MDEATLRFYRGNAEAYAKRTFTSRQARLMAFLAQLPPGACILELGCGAGGDTAEMLARGFDVRATDGSPEMAAVASKHLGRPVETLLFHELDEIEAYDAVWANACLLHVPRTELADVLARIWRALKAEGVFYASYKEGDGDGRDTLDRYYNYPSQDWLRATYAEAANWNSLSIESGEVIGFDDKMATMLFVVARKGG, encoded by the coding sequence GTGGACGAAGCGACGCTGCGATTTTACCGCGGCAATGCCGAGGCCTACGCCAAGCGCACGTTCACCTCGCGACAGGCGCGGCTGATGGCGTTTCTGGCGCAGCTTCCGCCCGGTGCTTGCATCCTCGAACTTGGATGTGGCGCCGGCGGCGACACGGCGGAAATGCTGGCGCGCGGGTTCGATGTGCGCGCGACGGACGGGTCGCCGGAAATGGCTGCCGTCGCGTCAAAGCATCTCGGCCGCCCCGTCGAGACGCTGCTGTTTCATGAACTCGACGAGATCGAGGCCTATGACGCCGTCTGGGCCAATGCCTGCCTGCTTCATGTTCCGAGGACGGAGCTCGCGGATGTTCTGGCGAGAATCTGGCGCGCGCTGAAGGCCGAGGGCGTCTTCTACGCCAGTTACAAGGAAGGCGATGGCGACGGCCGCGATACGCTCGATCGCTACTACAATTATCCCTCGCAGGACTGGTTGCGCGCGACTTATGCCGAGGCGGCGAACTGGAACTCGTTGTCGATCGAAAGCGGCGAAGTCATCGGATTCGACGACAAGATGGCGACGATGCTGTTCGTCGTGGCGCGAAAAGGCGGCTGA
- a CDS encoding PEGA domain-containing protein, whose product MIIRVLLAAAIAAPCVGCASVTRGTTENISISSTPAGATAEITGLEIPTTCVTPCVVQAKRNADITVTVNKEGYEPQIIPLTKEIPGTGAAGFAGNVLLGGLVGMGVDAATGAAMDHKPNPVIVTLQPVAPQARRPRPPRRTPPPQS is encoded by the coding sequence ATGATCATCAGAGTATTGCTGGCTGCTGCAATCGCGGCGCCGTGTGTCGGCTGCGCGTCCGTGACGCGGGGAACGACCGAGAATATCTCCATTTCGAGCACACCGGCGGGCGCGACGGCTGAGATTACCGGGCTAGAGATTCCAACAACTTGCGTTACTCCGTGCGTGGTTCAGGCAAAGCGCAACGCCGACATCACCGTCACTGTGAACAAGGAAGGATATGAGCCCCAGATCATTCCGCTGACCAAGGAAATCCCCGGTACTGGTGCAGCCGGTTTCGCGGGCAATGTTCTTCTCGGCGGCCTGGTCGGGATGGGCGTCGACGCCGCCACCGGCGCCGCAATGGATCACAAGCCGAATCCGGTCATCGTGACCCTGCAACCGGTCGCGCCGCAGGCCCGCCGGCCACGGCCGCCAAGACGGACGCCGCCGCCCCAGAGCTGA
- the argC gene encoding N-acetyl-gamma-glutamyl-phosphate reductase codes for MTLTDSQQPKVTGKTAGAATKPAVFVDGASGTTGLGIQERLRLHNDVVVKSIAEEKRKDAGAKRALMEEVDLVILCLPDDAAKETVALIDSMGASAPKVLDASTAFRVASDWAYGFPELTPDQADKIRAARKVSNPGCYPTGGIALLRPLVDAGLVPADYPVTINAVSGYSGGGKSMIASFEDGSAPSFELYGLGFEHKHLPETQLYSKLTRRPIFVPSVGNFRQGMLVSVPLHLDTLPGKPSGADLHAALAKRYAGSTYVSAMPLENAATKGGRIEPEALNETNRLELYVFANEKHRQAVLVARLDNLGKGASGAAVQNMRLMLGLAGK; via the coding sequence ATGACCCTCACCGACAGCCAGCAGCCCAAGGTCACCGGCAAGACCGCCGGCGCCGCGACCAAGCCCGCCGTGTTCGTTGACGGCGCATCCGGAACGACGGGGCTCGGCATTCAGGAGCGCCTTCGGCTGCACAACGACGTCGTCGTAAAAAGCATCGCCGAGGAGAAGCGCAAGGATGCGGGCGCCAAGCGGGCGCTGATGGAGGAGGTGGATCTCGTCATCCTCTGTCTGCCTGACGATGCCGCCAAGGAAACCGTTGCTTTGATCGACAGCATGGGCGCCTCGGCGCCCAAGGTGCTCGACGCGTCGACGGCGTTTCGGGTAGCCAGCGACTGGGCTTACGGCTTTCCCGAACTCACGCCTGACCAGGCCGACAAAATCCGGGCCGCGCGCAAGGTCTCCAATCCCGGTTGCTATCCGACCGGCGGCATTGCGCTGCTGCGGCCGCTGGTCGATGCGGGGCTCGTGCCTGCAGACTATCCCGTCACCATCAACGCGGTGAGCGGCTATTCGGGCGGCGGCAAGTCGATGATCGCAAGTTTCGAGGATGGCAGTGCGCCGTCCTTCGAATTGTATGGCCTCGGCTTCGAGCACAAGCATCTGCCGGAGACGCAGCTCTACTCAAAACTGACGCGGCGGCCGATCTTCGTGCCATCGGTCGGCAATTTTCGGCAGGGCATGCTGGTCTCGGTGCCGCTGCATCTCGACACGCTTCCCGGCAAGCCCAGCGGAGCCGACCTGCATGCCGCGCTGGCCAAGCGCTACGCCGGCAGCACCTATGTCTCGGCGATGCCGCTCGAGAACGCGGCGACCAAGGGCGGCCGGATCGAGCCCGAGGCACTCAACGAGACCAACAGACTGGAGCTTTACGTCTTTGCCAACGAGAAACATCGTCAGGCAGTGCTGGTCGCGCGGCTCGACAATCTGGGCAAGGGCGCGTCGGGCGCAGCCGTGCAAAACATGCGGCTGATGCTGGGACTTGCCGGTAAGTAG
- a CDS encoding DedA family protein, giving the protein MDDYVRALADFVRDNQAWAVPIVLLLAFGESLAFISLLVPAWGALVAIGALIGVSGISFWPVWVAGGLGAALGDWVSYWFGYRYKEHVAEMWPLSRYPEILPRGEAFVKKWGVPSIFIGRFFGPLRASVPLAAGIFEMSYWPFQIANFISALIWSAVLLLVGDVMGKLAEWLWRVA; this is encoded by the coding sequence ATGGATGATTATGTGCGTGCTCTGGCTGATTTCGTGCGCGACAATCAGGCCTGGGCCGTCCCAATCGTCCTGTTGCTGGCGTTCGGCGAATCGCTCGCCTTCATCTCGCTGCTGGTGCCGGCGTGGGGCGCGCTGGTCGCGATCGGCGCGCTGATCGGCGTCAGCGGCATCAGCTTCTGGCCGGTCTGGGTGGCCGGCGGCCTCGGCGCGGCGCTGGGCGACTGGGTCTCCTACTGGTTCGGCTACCGCTACAAGGAGCACGTCGCCGAGATGTGGCCGCTGTCGCGCTATCCCGAGATCCTGCCGCGCGGTGAGGCGTTCGTGAAAAAATGGGGCGTGCCCTCGATCTTCATCGGCCGGTTCTTCGGGCCGTTGCGCGCCTCGGTGCCGCTCGCCGCCGGCATTTTCGAAATGTCCTACTGGCCGTTCCAGATCGCCAATTTCATTTCGGCGCTGATCTGGTCGGCCGTCCTGCTGCTGGTCGGCGACGTGATGGGGAAACTCGCCGAATGGCTGTGGCGGGTGGCGTAG
- a CDS encoding MBL fold metallo-hydrolase, with translation MELTRRHALAGAAALAATPLLPQAPARAVAPVADKQAPSFYRYKVGDAQVTAISDGVNNFALSDSFVLNAKKDEVNAALEKAFLPKGRMSIQFAPLVINTGGKLVVVDTGNGAAAFASSKGNVGQFGANMVAAGFDPKAVDIVVISHFHGDHINGLLTAENTPAFPNAEVLVPAAEWKYFMDEGEMSRAPEGRMQNNFKNARRVFEAGLKNKVTAYEWGKEIAPGLTAVETIGHTPGHTSHILASGSDKVFIQSDVTNVPALFVTNPGWHQQFDQDPVLAEKTRRRVYDMLVADKMRVQGFHYPFPANGFVEKDGNGYRLIPAPWSPMI, from the coding sequence ATGGAATTGACACGTCGTCACGCACTCGCCGGCGCCGCAGCGCTCGCCGCCACGCCGCTCTTGCCGCAAGCGCCCGCCAGGGCGGTTGCCCCTGTGGCGGACAAGCAGGCGCCGAGCTTCTACCGCTACAAGGTGGGCGATGCTCAGGTGACGGCGATTTCGGATGGCGTCAACAACTTTGCGCTGTCTGACAGCTTCGTGCTCAACGCCAAGAAGGACGAAGTCAACGCGGCGCTCGAAAAGGCCTTCTTGCCGAAGGGCAGGATGTCGATCCAGTTCGCGCCGCTGGTGATCAACACCGGCGGCAAGCTGGTCGTGGTCGATACCGGCAACGGCGCTGCCGCCTTTGCATCGAGCAAGGGTAATGTCGGGCAGTTCGGCGCCAACATGGTTGCCGCGGGCTTCGACCCCAAGGCGGTCGACATCGTCGTGATCTCGCACTTCCACGGCGACCACATCAACGGCCTTTTGACCGCCGAGAACACGCCTGCTTTCCCCAATGCCGAAGTGCTGGTGCCGGCGGCGGAATGGAAATACTTCATGGATGAGGGCGAGATGAGCCGAGCGCCCGAGGGGCGGATGCAGAACAATTTCAAGAACGCCCGCCGCGTGTTCGAGGCCGGGCTCAAGAACAAGGTGACGGCCTATGAGTGGGGCAAGGAAATCGCTCCCGGACTGACGGCGGTGGAAACCATCGGCCACACGCCCGGCCACACCTCCCACATTCTCGCATCCGGCTCGGACAAGGTGTTCATCCAGTCCGACGTCACCAACGTCCCGGCGCTGTTTGTCACCAATCCGGGCTGGCACCAGCAGTTCGACCAGGATCCGGTTTTGGCGGAAAAGACCCGCCGCCGGGTCTACGACATGCTGGTCGCCGACAAGATGCGGGTCCAGGGCTTCCACTATCCGTTCCCGGCCAATGGCTTTGTCGAGAAGGACGGCAACGGTTACCGGCTGATCCCCGCGCCGTGGAGTCCGATGATCTGA
- a CDS encoding porin family protein encodes MKKALLALTALAAFTGSAVAADLGARPYTKAPAPVAPVYNWTGFYIFGGAGGGLWNADSNVQTSFPTVPAGVALTRDQRVGGDGWFGTVGIGYDWQFNRWVAGVFADGQFGELKGSMSDPFFFLEGSVKLRTSYAAGARIGYLVAPQVLSYVNAGYSGSEWSGSSLSDLGAAGGPTIATTPSFRRDGWFIGGGVENNLDFFGISAPGWFMKTEYRSAFYDRISLPETFAPASGFAGLTGTAVTFKPWVQTISTSLVYRFNWGGAPVAAKY; translated from the coding sequence ATGAAAAAGGCACTGCTCGCTCTGACCGCGCTGGCGGCTTTCACTGGATCGGCCGTTGCGGCTGACCTCGGGGCTCGCCCCTATACCAAAGCCCCCGCGCCGGTTGCCCCGGTGTATAACTGGACCGGCTTCTACATCTTCGGCGGCGCCGGCGGCGGATTGTGGAACGCGGACAGCAACGTTCAGACCTCCTTCCCCACCGTTCCCGCTGGAGTTGCGCTCACGCGCGATCAGCGCGTTGGCGGCGATGGCTGGTTCGGGACGGTGGGCATCGGATACGATTGGCAGTTCAACCGTTGGGTGGCCGGCGTCTTCGCTGACGGCCAGTTCGGCGAACTAAAGGGCTCGATGAGCGACCCCTTCTTTTTCCTCGAAGGCAGTGTGAAGCTCCGTACCAGCTACGCCGCTGGCGCGCGGATTGGCTATCTCGTTGCCCCCCAAGTTCTGTCCTATGTTAACGCCGGCTACTCCGGTTCGGAATGGTCGGGCTCGAGCCTCTCGGACTTGGGTGCCGCCGGCGGTCCGACCATTGCGACCACGCCTTCTTTCCGTCGTGATGGCTGGTTCATCGGCGGCGGCGTCGAGAACAACCTCGACTTCTTTGGCATCTCGGCACCCGGCTGGTTCATGAAGACCGAATATCGGTCGGCATTCTATGACCGCATCTCCCTGCCCGAGACTTTTGCTCCGGCTAGTGGCTTCGCGGGCCTGACGGGTACGGCCGTCACCTTCAAGCCTTGGGTGCAGACCATCAGCACTTCGCTGGTCTACCGCTTCAACTGGGGTGGCGCTCCGGTCGCCGCCAAGTACTGA
- the argC gene encoding N-acetyl-gamma-glutamyl-phosphate reductase, which yields MSSKKKVGILGASGYTGADAVRLLARHPNAEITALTANTHAGKAMGDVFPHFFMLDLPKLVEWEKVDWTSLDAVFCGLPHGTTQEIIAAVLKDNPKIKVLDMSADFRLRNKDTYAQWYGHEHRALELQGEAVYGLTELYREKITSARLVACPGCYPTAALLALVPLAKAKLIDVDDIVIDAKSGVTGAGRGLKQNTLFSEAGEGLSPYSVGTHRHAPEIEQEIGVAAGSAVTINFTPHLIPMARGELCTSYVKLNGATPDDLRTALEKAYANEPFVHVARKGVLPQTQNVRGSNYVQIGVIADRIKNRAIVISTLDNLVKGSAGQAIQNMNLMFGLPETAGLEQIALFP from the coding sequence ATGAGCTCGAAGAAGAAGGTCGGCATTCTCGGTGCATCCGGCTACACCGGAGCCGACGCGGTGCGCCTGCTGGCGCGGCATCCGAATGCCGAGATCACAGCTCTGACAGCCAATACCCACGCCGGCAAGGCCATGGGCGACGTGTTTCCGCACTTCTTCATGCTGGATCTGCCGAAGCTGGTCGAATGGGAGAAAGTCGACTGGACCAGCCTCGACGCAGTGTTCTGCGGGTTGCCGCACGGCACCACGCAGGAGATCATCGCCGCCGTCCTCAAGGACAACCCGAAGATCAAGGTTCTCGACATGTCGGCCGACTTCCGGCTGCGCAACAAGGACACCTATGCGCAATGGTACGGCCACGAGCACCGGGCGCTCGAACTGCAGGGCGAAGCCGTGTACGGCCTCACCGAGCTTTACCGGGAGAAGATCACTTCCGCACGGCTGGTCGCTTGTCCCGGCTGCTATCCGACGGCTGCGCTGCTCGCGCTGGTGCCGCTGGCAAAGGCAAAACTGATCGACGTCGACGACATCGTCATCGACGCAAAATCGGGTGTTACCGGCGCCGGGCGCGGATTGAAGCAGAACACGCTGTTCAGCGAGGCGGGCGAGGGGCTGTCGCCCTATTCGGTCGGCACCCATCGGCACGCGCCTGAGATCGAGCAGGAGATCGGCGTCGCCGCAGGCTCGGCGGTGACGATCAACTTCACGCCGCATCTGATCCCGATGGCGCGCGGCGAACTCTGCACGTCCTACGTCAAGCTCAACGGCGCGACGCCGGACGATCTGCGGACCGCGCTGGAGAAGGCTTACGCCAACGAACCCTTCGTGCATGTGGCCAGGAAGGGCGTGCTGCCGCAGACCCAGAACGTGCGCGGCTCGAACTATGTGCAGATCGGCGTCATCGCCGACCGCATCAAGAACCGGGCGATCGTGATTTCCACGCTCGACAATCTGGTGAAGGGTTCGGCCGGACAGGCGATCCAGAACATGAACCTGATGTTCGGGCTGCCCGAGACCGCGGGGCTGGAACAGATCGCGCTGTTCCCGTGA
- the parE gene encoding DNA topoisomerase IV subunit B: MSKPLKSAAKTKSANDLFGAEPKGRAPARAAASRATSAEAGYTAADIEVLEGLEPVRRRPGMYIGGTDEKALHHLFAEVIDNAMDEALAGHASFIEVELSADGFLTVTDNGRGIPVDPHPKFPKKSALEVIMCTLHSGGKFDSKVYETSGGLHGVGVSVVNALSSRLEVEVARSQKLYRMSFERGHPKGKLEDLGKINNRRGTRIRFKPDTDIFGAKAAFKPQRLFKMTRSKAYLFGGVEIRWRCDPALLKGIEDVPAEDSFHFPGGLKDYLGAAIHADTLVHPDIFSGKSGRNGAHGACEWAVAWTADADGFLSSYCNTVPTPDGGTHESGMRSAMLRGLKDHAERIGQGKRAAPITSEDVMVGAAVMLSVFVREPEFQGQTKDRLATAEAQKIVEQAIKDPFDHWLSGNPLQANKLLDFVIERADERLRRRAEKEISRKTAVKKLRLPGKLTDCTNTAAEGSELFIVEGDSAGGTAKHARDRKTQAILPLRGKILNVASAGKDKLTANAQLSDLMQAIGCGTLAHYREEDLRYSRIIIMTDADVDGAHIASLLITFFYRLTPRLIDEGHLYLAVPPLYKLTHGSKTIYARNDAHKDALLKSEFNANAKVDVSRFKGLGEMMSAQLKETTMDPAKRTLLRVVLLADDRDGTADSVERLMGTKAEARFAFISDKAEFASDDLLDV; encoded by the coding sequence ATGTCCAAACCATTGAAATCAGCTGCGAAAACCAAATCTGCCAACGACCTGTTTGGAGCGGAACCAAAGGGCCGGGCCCCGGCCCGCGCCGCCGCCTCGCGGGCGACCAGCGCCGAGGCCGGCTATACCGCGGCCGACATCGAGGTGCTGGAAGGATTGGAGCCGGTACGCCGGCGCCCCGGCATGTATATCGGCGGCACCGACGAAAAGGCGCTGCATCATTTGTTCGCCGAAGTCATCGACAACGCCATGGACGAAGCCCTGGCCGGGCATGCCTCGTTCATCGAGGTGGAATTGAGCGCCGACGGATTTCTGACCGTCACCGATAACGGCCGCGGCATCCCGGTCGATCCGCATCCGAAATTTCCGAAGAAGTCCGCGCTCGAAGTCATCATGTGCACGCTGCATTCCGGCGGCAAGTTCGACTCCAAGGTCTATGAGACCTCGGGCGGCCTGCACGGCGTCGGCGTCTCCGTGGTCAACGCGCTGTCCTCGCGTCTCGAGGTCGAAGTCGCGCGCAGCCAAAAGCTCTATCGGATGAGTTTCGAGCGCGGCCATCCCAAGGGCAAGCTCGAAGACCTCGGCAAGATCAACAACCGCCGCGGCACCCGCATCCGCTTCAAGCCCGACACCGACATCTTCGGCGCCAAGGCCGCCTTCAAGCCGCAGCGCCTGTTCAAGATGACGCGCTCGAAAGCCTATCTGTTCGGCGGCGTCGAGATCCGCTGGCGCTGCGATCCCGCGCTGTTGAAGGGCATCGAGGATGTGCCGGCCGAGGATAGCTTCCACTTCCCCGGTGGCCTGAAAGACTATCTCGGCGCCGCCATTCACGCCGACACGCTGGTGCATCCGGATATCTTCTCCGGCAAATCGGGACGCAACGGCGCGCATGGCGCCTGCGAATGGGCGGTCGCCTGGACGGCAGACGCCGACGGCTTCCTCTCCTCCTACTGCAACACAGTGCCGACGCCCGATGGCGGCACCCACGAATCCGGCATGCGCAGCGCGATGCTGCGCGGCCTGAAGGACCATGCCGAGCGCATCGGCCAGGGCAAGCGCGCCGCCCCGATCACGTCAGAAGACGTCATGGTGGGAGCTGCCGTCATGCTCTCGGTGTTCGTGCGCGAGCCGGAATTCCAGGGCCAGACCAAGGACCGACTGGCCACGGCGGAGGCCCAGAAGATCGTCGAGCAGGCGATCAAGGATCCGTTCGATCACTGGCTGTCGGGCAATCCGCTGCAGGCCAACAAGCTCCTCGATTTCGTCATCGAGCGCGCCGACGAGCGGCTGCGCCGCCGCGCCGAGAAGGAAATCTCGCGCAAGACCGCGGTAAAGAAACTGCGCCTGCCGGGCAAGCTTACGGACTGCACCAATACGGCCGCGGAAGGCTCGGAACTGTTCATCGTCGAGGGCGATTCGGCCGGCGGCACCGCCAAGCACGCGCGCGACCGCAAGACGCAAGCGATACTCCCCTTGCGCGGAAAAATCCTCAACGTTGCATCCGCCGGCAAGGACAAGCTCACCGCCAACGCCCAGCTCTCCGACCTGATGCAGGCGATCGGCTGTGGCACGCTTGCGCATTATCGCGAAGAGGATTTGCGCTATTCGCGCATCATCATCATGACCGACGCCGACGTCGACGGCGCGCATATCGCGTCGCTGTTGATCACGTTCTTCTACCGGCTCACGCCGCGGTTGATCGACGAGGGGCACCTCTACCTGGCGGTGCCGCCGCTCTACAAGCTGACCCACGGCAGCAAGACGATCTACGCCCGCAACGACGCCCACAAGGACGCGCTTCTAAAGAGCGAGTTCAACGCCAATGCCAAGGTCGACGTCAGCCGGTTCAAAGGGCTTGGCGAGATGATGTCGGCCCAACTCAAGGAAACCACCATGGACCCGGCCAAGCGCACGCTGCTCCGCGTGGTGCTGCTGGCCGACGATCGCGACGGCACCGCCGATTCGGTCGAACGGCTGATGGGAACCAAGGCCGAGGCCCGGTTCGCCTTCATCTCCGACAAGGCGGAATTCGCCAGCGACGACCTGCTGGACGTGTGA
- a CDS encoding MBL fold metallo-hydrolase yields MELTRRAALVGVAATTVAPLAGATSARANAPLADKQAPGFYRYNIGTHQITVVSDGVTVTPRPDNYVANASKDEVSKAFADNYMPPDKATHSYSPIVINTGSKLVVVDTGLGPATYEQSKGKVGQFQTNLAAAGIDRNSVDTVIISHFHGDHINGLLAADNKAAYPNAEIMVPSAEWKFWMDDGELSKGAGNPILENNFKNSRRVFDALGRKVTQYDAGKEIAPGITSVASPGHTPGHTSFIVASGSEKLLVQVDITAGAAFLFVKNPQWQLLFDVDKPLAVETRRKLYDMAIAEKMPIQAFHAGFPGLVRVEKDGNGYRWVPALWNPSL; encoded by the coding sequence ATAGAACTCACCCGCCGCGCGGCCCTGGTCGGCGTAGCTGCAACCACCGTTGCCCCGCTCGCTGGCGCAACATCGGCCCGCGCCAACGCGCCGTTAGCGGATAAACAAGCCCCGGGTTTTTACCGTTACAACATCGGCACGCACCAGATCACGGTCGTTTCCGATGGAGTCACCGTTACCCCCCGACCCGACAATTATGTCGCCAATGCATCGAAGGACGAGGTCAGCAAGGCTTTTGCGGACAACTATATGCCTCCGGACAAGGCGACCCACAGCTACAGCCCAATCGTCATCAACACCGGGTCCAAGCTTGTAGTCGTGGACACCGGCCTCGGCCCCGCCACCTATGAGCAGAGCAAGGGGAAGGTCGGACAGTTTCAGACCAATCTCGCGGCAGCAGGCATCGACCGCAACAGCGTCGATACGGTGATCATCTCGCATTTTCACGGAGACCACATCAATGGGCTCCTGGCCGCCGACAACAAGGCCGCATATCCGAATGCCGAGATCATGGTGCCATCAGCCGAGTGGAAATTCTGGATGGACGACGGCGAGCTGAGCAAGGGCGCAGGAAATCCAATTCTCGAAAACAACTTCAAGAATTCACGGCGGGTATTCGATGCTCTCGGCCGCAAGGTGACGCAGTATGATGCCGGCAAGGAGATTGCTCCTGGCATCACGTCCGTCGCCAGTCCCGGTCATACGCCGGGCCATACCTCCTTCATCGTTGCGTCCGGCTCGGAAAAGTTGCTCGTGCAGGTCGATATCACTGCCGGAGCCGCCTTCCTATTCGTGAAGAATCCCCAGTGGCAGTTGCTGTTTGATGTCGATAAGCCACTCGCTGTCGAAACACGGCGCAAGCTTTACGATATGGCGATTGCGGAAAAGATGCCGATCCAGGCGTTCCACGCCGGTTTCCCCGGGCTCGTGCGGGTGGAGAAGGACGGGAACGGCTATCGTTGGGTTCCAGCGCTTTGGAATCCATCGCTGTAA
- a CDS encoding FMN-binding negative transcriptional regulator, whose protein sequence is MYTPPPFKSDRTASLAFAEARGFGLACAWDGNKPVASSLPFYLTSANDGTPRALFHVARHNPLVKLADGKASWLLAVTGADAYVSPDWYLSPDQVPTWLYQAVHLTGPVRVLSDDELAVQIDTLSAKFEQRLLPKKPWLSSKMTAGRLEAMKKAIVGMEMTVEEVEGSFKLNQHKSETDYAAVAGSLAAQADAGAQQIAHLMKEARPNAFANQGAFADETNQLERSVP, encoded by the coding sequence ATGTATACGCCTCCACCGTTCAAGTCCGACCGCACCGCGAGCCTCGCGTTCGCGGAAGCGCGCGGCTTTGGCCTGGCTTGTGCGTGGGACGGCAACAAGCCCGTCGCTTCGTCGCTGCCGTTCTATCTGACCTCGGCCAATGACGGCACGCCGCGCGCGTTGTTTCACGTCGCGCGTCACAATCCGCTGGTAAAGCTGGCGGACGGGAAGGCGTCGTGGCTGCTGGCCGTGACGGGCGCGGACGCCTATGTGTCGCCGGACTGGTACCTCTCGCCGGACCAGGTGCCGACGTGGCTCTATCAGGCGGTGCACCTGACCGGCCCGGTGCGTGTCTTGTCCGACGACGAACTCGCCGTGCAGATCGACACGCTGAGCGCCAAGTTCGAACAGCGGCTGCTGCCGAAAAAGCCGTGGCTGTCGTCGAAGATGACCGCCGGGCGGCTGGAAGCGATGAAGAAAGCGATCGTGGGCATGGAGATGACGGTTGAAGAAGTGGAGGGCAGCTTCAAGCTGAACCAGCACAAATCCGAGACCGACTATGCAGCGGTAGCAGGGTCGCTGGCCGCGCAGGCCGATGCCGGCGCGCAGCAGATCGCGCATTTGATGAAAGAGGCGCGGCCCAACGCGTTTGCAAACCAAGGGGCCTTTGCCGACGAAACGAACCAGCTCGAAAGGAGCGTGCCATGA